A window of the Drosophila simulans strain w501 chromosome 2L, Prin_Dsim_3.1, whole genome shotgun sequence genome harbors these coding sequences:
- the LOC6731917 gene encoding wiskott-Aldrich syndrome protein family member 3 isoform X5, with the protein MPLPKRSIEPVHVARSVYQQDELQSVELETVTNTTLTNIIRQLSSLSKHAEDVFGELARDVGNIGDRANSLQARIDRLAIKVTQLDSTVEEVPLTDITRKKAFKSAKVFDQQIFSRATMPAPMMDTYAQCDKPPPLDKLNVYRDDGKDGLKFYTDPNYFFELWRQEMLKDTERVMHDKGKKLNRPRQEGGAGGAAGRGNKKQKTKIRVPHNTREQQRQRALVHGETLMPNNVIYRTPNSMVNEEAGYGNTVKPYNMLSHLENNSNVTKQTAVAIADMGVYDTRPPRPNSIELNRSYQSEQIDGSTYEQLPPQMGNQYAATFGNGMGGPQQMHMQHQQMYDAGMYQSHALYGQTGQGVMSPEPIYGPGTPSRNKPRPSQPPPAPPSNGSGGGTPTASNANTPTRGRSMSTSRDALPPPPPVPDVISPMSGMNGVNSGHMAAKLLGRANSSSGAGSPQMTPNSVQNANDMVMTQLSNTFHSIGMAANQLNSLSDLPPPPPVPDQHSPKMSPPNAAPPPPPPPPPVEEGMGSGNQHTLRPHQILPKSLANGEMQQPGQQNGVPHIVAPKKMLPPFHDPRNDLMKAIRDGITLRKVEKSEQKEIERNAAPLDVASILARRVAIELSESEDSDSEDDSEGWMEPNETSA; encoded by the exons ATGCCGCTGCCCAAACGATCGATTGAACCCGTGCATGTGGCCCGCTCCGTGTATCAGCAGGATGAGCTGCAGTCCGTGGAGCTGGAGACGGTCACCAACACAACGCTGACGAACATCATTCGCCAGCTGTCCTCGCTGTCCAAGCACGCAGAGGATGTGTTCGGTGAACTGGCCCGCGACGTGGGCAACATCGGGGATCGGGCTAACTCGCTGCAGGCGCGCATCGATCGCCTGGCTATCAAAGTGACCCAGCTGGACAGCACAGTTGAGGAGGTGCCCTTGACGGACATTACCCGAAAGAAGGCCTTCAAGTCGGCCAAGGTGTTCGATCAGCAGATCTTCTCGCGCGCCACCATGCCGGCGCCCATGATGGACACATATGCACAGTGCGACAAGCCGCCGCCCCTCGACAAGCTCAACGTCTATCGGGACGATGGCAAGGATGGTCTTAAGTTCTACACGGATCCGAACTACTTCTTTGAGTTGTGGCGACAGGAGATGCTGAAGGATACCGAACGTGTGATGCACGACAAGGGCAAGAAGCTGAACAGACCGCGGCAGGAAGGTGGAGCCGGCGGAGCGGCTGGACGTGGCAATAAGAAACAGAAGACCAAAATAAGGGTGCCGCACAATACGCGCGAACAGCAGCGACAACGTGCACTGGTGCACGGCGAGACATTGATGCCCAACAACGTCATCTACCGCACACCGAATTCCATGGTCAACGAAGAAGCCGGATACGGAA ATACAGTAAAGCCTTATAATATGCTTTCGCATTTGGAGAATAACAGTAATGTCACCAAGCAAACCGCCGTTGCGATTGCAG ATATGGGAGTGTACGATACACGTCCGCCTCGTCCTAACTCGATCGAATTGAACCGAAGCTATCAGTCGGAGCAGATCGATGGTAGCACCTACGAGCAGCTTCCTCCGCAGATGGGCAATCAGTATGCTGCCACCTTCGGCAACGGCATGGGTGGCCCCCAGCAGATGCACATGCAGCATCAGCAGATGTATGACGCCGGGATGTATCAGTCGCATGCGCTATACGGCCAAACTGGACAGGGTGTGATGTCGCCGGAGCCCATCTACGGACCGGGAACACCGTCGCGTAACAAACCGCGTCCGTCGCAGCCGCCACCGGCTCCGCCGTCGAATGGCAGCGGTGGTGGCACGCCCACAGCCTCCAATGCCAACACTCCGACAAGAGGCAGAAGTATGTCGACCAGTCGGGATGCCTTGCCACCGCCTCCACCAGTTCCAGACGTCATTTCACCAATGTCCGGCATGAACGGAGTCAACAGCGGGCATATGGCGGCCAAACTGCTTGGCCGGGCGAACAGTTCGTCGGGAGCTGGATCTCCGCAGATGACTCCCAACAGCGTCCAGAATGCCAACGATATGGTCATGACGCAGCTGAGCAATACTTTCCACAGCATCGGTATGGCGGCCAATCAACTGAACTCCCTTAGCGActtgccgccaccgccgccggtTCCAGATCAG CACTCGCCTAAGATGTCGCCACCTAATGCcgcgccaccaccgccgccgccaccgcctccagTAGAGGAAGGCATGGGCAGTGGCAACCAACACACGCTGCGCCCGCACCAAATTCTTCCCAAATCACTGGCCAATGGCGAAATGCAGCAGCCCGGCCAACAAAATGGTGTGCCTCACATTGTCGCACCCAAGAAGATGCTGCCTCCATTCCATGACCCACGCAACGACTTGATGAAGGCCATTCGAGATG GTATTACTCTACGCAAAGTTGAAAAgtcggagcaaaaggaaaTTGAACGAAACGCGGCGCCATTGGATGTGGCTTCAATCTTGGCCAGACGTGTGGCTATCGAATTATCCGAGTCCGAGGATTCGGATAGCGAAGACGACAGCGAGGGCTGGATGGAACCGAACGAAACATCGGCTTGA